One window of Agromyces rhizosphaerae genomic DNA carries:
- a CDS encoding MDR family MFS transporter translates to MAETASVGFRSERGPILIALMLSTGLIAIDATILATAVPSVVADLGGFAQFPWLFSIYLLAQAVSTPVYAKLADTIGRKPLMLFGVGLFLVGSVLCGFAWDMGSLIVFRAIQGLGAGAVMPISVTIAGDIYTVRERAKAQGYLASVWAMSSVVGPTLGGVFSEYLSWRWIFFVNIPLCLIAAWMLFRNYHERLEPRRHRIDVAGASTLTVGLTLVILGLLEGGQAWAWLSWQSAVAFIGGGLLLIVFGFIERRAAEPVLPIWIFQRRLILTTSLIALGIGAALIGLTAYVPTFLETSAGVTPLVSGLAVAALTLGWPIAASQSGRLYLRIGFRSTAFIGLSITVAGSAMLYLFAAWPSAVLSATACFVVGLGMGLVATPTLIAAQSSVPWNERGVVTGTNMFTRSIGSAIGAAVFGAVGNGIIARSGLGSESPEAIQQAASAVFLAVMVAAVLSLLVAIAMPQARVDDVELPAQQPAPTE, encoded by the coding sequence ATGGCCGAGACCGCATCCGTGGGCTTCCGATCCGAGCGCGGACCCATCCTCATCGCGCTCATGCTGTCGACCGGGCTCATCGCGATCGACGCGACGATCCTCGCCACCGCGGTCCCTTCGGTCGTCGCCGACCTGGGCGGATTCGCGCAGTTCCCGTGGCTGTTCTCGATCTACCTGCTCGCGCAGGCCGTCTCGACGCCGGTGTACGCGAAGCTCGCCGACACCATCGGGCGGAAGCCGCTCATGCTGTTCGGCGTCGGGCTGTTCCTCGTCGGCTCGGTGCTGTGCGGGTTCGCCTGGGACATGGGCTCGCTCATCGTCTTCCGCGCGATCCAGGGACTCGGGGCCGGCGCGGTCATGCCGATCTCGGTCACGATCGCGGGCGACATCTACACCGTGCGCGAGCGCGCGAAGGCGCAGGGCTACCTCGCGAGCGTCTGGGCCATGTCGTCGGTCGTCGGACCGACGCTCGGCGGCGTGTTCTCGGAGTACCTGTCGTGGCGGTGGATCTTCTTCGTGAACATCCCGCTGTGCCTGATCGCCGCGTGGATGCTGTTCCGGAACTACCACGAGCGGCTCGAGCCGCGCCGGCACCGGATCGACGTCGCGGGGGCATCGACGCTGACGGTGGGGCTCACGCTCGTCATCCTCGGCCTGCTCGAGGGCGGGCAGGCGTGGGCGTGGCTGTCGTGGCAGAGCGCGGTCGCGTTCATCGGCGGTGGGCTGCTGCTCATCGTGTTCGGGTTCATCGAACGTCGCGCCGCAGAGCCCGTGCTGCCGATCTGGATCTTCCAGCGGCGGCTGATCCTCACGACCTCCCTGATCGCCCTCGGCATCGGGGCGGCCCTGATCGGCCTGACGGCGTACGTGCCGACGTTCCTCGAGACCTCGGCCGGGGTGACGCCGCTCGTGTCCGGTCTCGCGGTGGCGGCGCTCACCCTGGGCTGGCCGATCGCCGCCTCGCAGTCGGGACGCCTGTACCTGCGCATCGGCTTCCGCTCGACCGCGTTCATCGGGCTCTCGATCACGGTCGCGGGCAGCGCGATGCTCTACCTGTTCGCCGCCTGGCCGAGCGCCGTGCTGTCGGCGACCGCGTGCTTCGTCGTGGGCCTCGGCATGGGGCTCGTCGCGACCCCCACCCTCATCGCGGCCCAGTCGTCGGTGCCGTGGAACGAGCGCGGGGTCGTCACGGGCACGAACATGTTCACCCGCTCGATCGGCAGCGCCATCGGCGCCGCCGTCTTCGGCGCCGTCGGCAACGGCATCATCGCCCGCTCGGGGCTCGGCAGCGAGTCGCCCGAGGCGATCCAGCAGGCGGCATCCGCGGTGTTCCTGGCGGTCATGGTCGCGGCCGTGCTCTCGCTGCTGGTCGCCATCGCCATGCCGCAGGCGCGCGTCGACGACGTGGAGCTGCCGGCGCAGCAGCCCGCGCCGACCGAGTGA
- the phnE gene encoding phosphonate ABC transporter, permease protein PhnE produces the protein MTSTAAPTRGPEASARPRKPAPSWALWAGIIAAAAVTVWSALGIEFTLVPFFTDATRGWFVIQEFFAPNWGFIFQVGNAWLETLSIAVLASLIGCLLGLIAAMMASKVTLANPVAHQAVKWVLSVIRSIPDIGWAFLMVAFVGVGSLAGILALVMFNIGIIAKLTSESIDAVDPGPIEAADASGANGLQRARWSVYPQVLPNFLSYSLYVFELNIRASIVIGLAGAGGIGNVLLVQLGRFAWENVSAIFIATFVVVLAVDLASQAIRRRIA, from the coding sequence ATGACGTCGACGGCCGCTCCGACGCGCGGGCCCGAGGCATCCGCCCGCCCCCGCAAGCCGGCACCGTCGTGGGCGCTCTGGGCCGGCATCATCGCCGCCGCCGCGGTCACGGTCTGGTCGGCGCTCGGCATCGAGTTCACGCTCGTGCCGTTCTTCACCGACGCGACGCGCGGCTGGTTCGTGATCCAGGAGTTCTTCGCGCCGAACTGGGGCTTCATCTTCCAGGTCGGCAACGCGTGGCTCGAGACGCTCTCGATCGCCGTGCTCGCAAGCCTCATCGGCTGCCTGCTCGGCCTGATCGCGGCGATGATGGCGTCGAAGGTGACGCTCGCGAACCCGGTCGCGCACCAGGCCGTGAAGTGGGTGCTGTCGGTGATCCGCTCGATCCCCGACATCGGCTGGGCGTTCCTGATGGTCGCGTTCGTCGGGGTCGGGTCGCTCGCCGGCATCCTCGCGCTCGTCATGTTCAACATCGGCATCATCGCCAAGCTCACCTCGGAGTCGATCGACGCGGTCGACCCCGGTCCGATCGAGGCGGCGGATGCCTCGGGCGCGAACGGGCTCCAGCGTGCGCGCTGGTCGGTGTACCCGCAGGTGCTGCCGAACTTCCTCAGCTACAGCCTGTACGTCTTCGAGTTGAACATCCGCGCGTCGATCGTGATCGGCCTCGCCGGGGCGGGCGGCATCGGCAACGTGCTGCTCGTGCAGCTCGGCCGATTCGCGTGGGAGAACGTGTCGGCCATCTTCATCGCGACGTTCGTGGTGGTGCTCGCGGTCGACCTCGCGTCGCAGGCGATCCGGAGGCGCATCGCATGA
- a CDS encoding MarR family winged helix-turn-helix transcriptional regulator, with translation MDTQTTPEMTGPEEAAWVRLIALAELLPGVLDAQLLRDAQITHFEYTVLMSLESSPDRTSRMTRLASRTNATLPRLSHVAKRLEQRGLIERFPCPEDRRATNARLTDEGLALLDDAAPGHVDTVRHYVLDALDPDDLDRLYDIAGVLLERLDPEGRMTATACHPAKAAPLAS, from the coding sequence GTGGACACGCAGACGACGCCCGAGATGACGGGACCCGAGGAGGCCGCCTGGGTGCGGCTCATCGCCCTGGCCGAGCTGCTCCCCGGCGTGCTCGACGCGCAACTGCTGCGCGATGCGCAGATCACGCACTTCGAGTACACGGTGCTGATGAGCCTGGAGTCGTCACCCGACCGCACGTCGCGCATGACCCGGCTCGCCTCGCGCACGAACGCGACGCTCCCGCGCCTCTCGCACGTGGCGAAGCGACTCGAGCAGCGCGGCCTCATCGAGCGGTTCCCCTGCCCGGAGGACCGCCGTGCGACGAACGCGCGACTGACCGACGAGGGCCTCGCGCTCCTCGACGATGCGGCACCCGGGCACGTCGACACCGTGCGCCACTACGTGCTCGACGCGCTCGACCCCGACGACCTCGACCGCCTGTACGACATCGCGGGCGTGCTGCTCGAGCGGCTCGACCCCGAGGGGCGCATGACCGCGACCGCGTGCCACCCCGCGAAGGCGGCACCGCTCGCCTCCTGA
- a CDS encoding NADPH-dependent F420 reductase translates to MTTVSIFGNGNMGTAIGGIVADGGADVQYLGRDAASIDGDIVVLAVPYPEVAGIIAAHGTALAGKVVVDITNPLDFTTFDSLVVPADSSAAAEIATALPDSRVLKAFNTNFAATLVSKTVGGVPTTVLVAGDDADAKQSLASVVEAGGLAVVDAGALSRARELESLGFLQLTLAVQERIGWTEGFAVAKESALV, encoded by the coding sequence ATGACCACGGTCAGCATCTTCGGCAACGGCAACATGGGCACGGCGATCGGCGGCATCGTCGCCGACGGCGGCGCCGACGTGCAGTACCTCGGCCGCGACGCGGCATCCATCGACGGCGACATCGTGGTGCTGGCCGTGCCGTACCCCGAGGTGGCCGGCATCATCGCCGCCCACGGCACGGCGCTCGCGGGCAAGGTGGTCGTCGACATCACCAACCCGCTCGACTTCACCACGTTCGACTCGCTCGTCGTGCCGGCCGACTCCTCGGCCGCCGCCGAGATCGCCACGGCGCTGCCCGACTCCCGCGTGCTCAAGGCGTTCAACACGAACTTCGCCGCGACGCTCGTGTCGAAGACGGTCGGCGGCGTGCCGACCACCGTGCTGGTCGCGGGTGACGACGCCGACGCGAAGCAGTCGCTCGCCTCGGTCGTCGAGGCGGGCGGGCTCGCCGTCGTCGACGCCGGTGCCCTCTCGCGAGCGCGCGAGCTCGAGTCGCTCGGCTTCCTGCAGCTCACGCTCGCCGTGCAGGAGCGCATCGGCTGGACCGAGGGCTTCGCCGTCGCGAAGGAGTCCGCGCTGGTCTGA
- a CDS encoding protein kinase domain-containing protein gives MIDSSLPQEPVAPRVDAQRYRFIEHIGSGGMADVYRARDTQLGRDVAVKVFRDDGEPGGDPVRREREIQLLGSFKHPGLVEVYDAGVLEHRGLPRRYVVMELVVGSSLARRLAAGRVSQRSVADVVAKLADFGVAQFTHASRMTDSGSILGTAS, from the coding sequence GTGATCGATTCGTCGCTCCCGCAGGAGCCCGTCGCGCCGCGAGTGGACGCGCAGCGGTACCGCTTCATCGAGCACATCGGCTCGGGCGGCATGGCCGACGTCTATCGGGCTCGCGACACGCAGCTCGGCCGCGACGTCGCCGTGAAGGTCTTCCGCGACGACGGCGAGCCCGGCGGCGATCCCGTGCGGCGGGAGCGGGAGATCCAGCTGCTCGGATCGTTCAAGCATCCCGGGCTGGTCGAGGTGTACGACGCCGGCGTGCTGGAGCATCGCGGACTCCCACGTCGCTACGTGGTCATGGAGCTCGTCGTCGGCAGCTCGCTCGCGCGGCGCCTCGCCGCCGGCCGGGTGTCGCAGCGGTCCGTCGCCGACGTCGTGGCGAAGCTCGCCGACTTCGGGGTCGCGCAGTTCACCCACGCCTCGCGCATGACCGACTCCGGATCCATCCTCGGCACCGCGAGCTAG
- the phnE gene encoding phosphonate ABC transporter, permease protein PhnE — protein sequence MTAATRPTTTMKRPTPPSKWPHTIGLLVSLAVVILAVWLVDANWIRLADLPASIGNYVVLMGEGLTHNPLEVPWSEYWVLATQRMLESIQMAWIGTLIGAVLSLPLGFLAARTVSPAGVVFVTRQFLNAVRALPEIILAIVLIMPIFGLGPLTGALALGIGSIGTLGKLTAEAIESIDPGPVEAALAAGARPVQRMRWAILPQALPEIVAFWLYRFEINIRASAVLGVIGAGGIGSLLSQLFNRREWEQIGITLVVIILVTIAVDSISGAVRARIISGGGRKLAARERRDEASAIV from the coding sequence ATGACCGCCGCAACGCGCCCCACGACGACCATGAAGCGCCCCACCCCGCCCAGCAAGTGGCCGCACACGATCGGCCTGCTGGTCAGCCTCGCCGTCGTGATCCTGGCGGTCTGGCTGGTCGACGCGAACTGGATCCGCCTCGCCGACCTGCCCGCGTCGATCGGCAACTACGTCGTGCTGATGGGGGAGGGGCTCACCCACAACCCGCTCGAGGTGCCGTGGAGCGAGTACTGGGTGCTCGCGACCCAGCGCATGCTCGAGTCGATCCAGATGGCGTGGATCGGCACGCTGATCGGCGCGGTGCTGTCGCTGCCGCTCGGCTTCCTCGCCGCGCGCACGGTCTCGCCTGCGGGCGTCGTGTTCGTCACCCGGCAGTTCCTCAACGCGGTGCGCGCGCTGCCCGAGATCATCCTGGCGATCGTGCTGATCATGCCGATCTTCGGCCTCGGCCCGCTCACCGGCGCGCTCGCGCTCGGCATCGGCTCGATCGGCACCCTGGGCAAGCTCACGGCCGAGGCGATCGAGTCGATCGACCCGGGTCCGGTCGAGGCGGCGCTCGCCGCCGGCGCCCGCCCCGTGCAGCGCATGCGCTGGGCGATCCTGCCGCAGGCGCTGCCCGAGATCGTGGCGTTCTGGCTGTACCGGTTCGAGATCAACATCCGCGCGAGCGCCGTGCTCGGCGTCATCGGCGCGGGCGGCATCGGGTCGCTGCTCTCGCAGCTGTTCAACCGGCGCGAGTGGGAGCAGATCGGCATCACGCTGGTGGTCATCATCCTGGTCACGATCGCCGTCGACTCGATCTCGGGTGCGGTGCGCGCGCGGATCATCTCGGGCGGCGGGCGGAAGCTGGCGGCGCGCGAGCGCCGCGACGAGGCATCCGCCATCGTCTGA
- a CDS encoding ABC transporter permease has product MPAPLVVVAVVALAVLVLPLVALVVRAPWAELPALVTSAPVLEALRLSLVTASIATAVCLALGVPLAMLLAHSADAPAPVRRLLRAAVTVPLLLPPVVGGIALLLLLGRRGLVGGWLAETWGVTIPFTTGAVVIAQVFVSMPFLVFAVEGALSGADRRVEQAAATLGASRWQVFRHMTLPLVAPGIAAGAVLCFTRALGEFGATITFAGSLPGVTRTLPVASYLALQSDPDEAIAIALVLLAVAVAVLLLLRDRWVPGVRA; this is encoded by the coding sequence ATGCCCGCGCCGCTCGTCGTCGTCGCCGTCGTCGCCCTCGCCGTGCTCGTGCTGCCCCTCGTCGCGCTCGTCGTGCGCGCCCCGTGGGCCGAGCTGCCTGCGCTCGTCACGAGCGCACCGGTGCTCGAGGCGCTGCGCCTGTCGCTCGTCACGGCGTCGATCGCGACCGCCGTGTGCCTCGCCCTCGGCGTCCCGCTGGCGATGCTGCTCGCCCACAGTGCCGACGCGCCCGCGCCGGTGCGCCGGCTGCTGCGCGCCGCGGTCACCGTGCCGCTGCTCCTCCCCCCGGTCGTCGGCGGCATCGCCCTGCTGCTCCTGCTCGGCCGCCGCGGCCTCGTCGGCGGCTGGCTCGCCGAGACGTGGGGCGTCACGATCCCCTTCACGACCGGCGCCGTCGTCATCGCCCAGGTGTTCGTCTCGATGCCGTTCCTGGTGTTCGCCGTCGAGGGTGCACTGAGCGGCGCCGACCGCCGGGTCGAGCAGGCGGCCGCGACACTCGGGGCGTCACGCTGGCAGGTGTTCCGCCACATGACGCTCCCCCTCGTCGCGCCGGGCATCGCCGCGGGCGCCGTGCTCTGCTTCACGCGCGCCCTCGGCGAGTTCGGCGCGACCATCACGTTCGCCGGCTCCCTGCCCGGCGTCACGCGCACGCTCCCGGTCGCGAGCTACCTCGCGCTGCAGTCCGACCCCGACGAGGCCATCGCGATCGCGCTCGTGCTGCTGGCGGTCGCGGTGGCGGTGCTGCTGCTCCTGCGCGACCGCTGGGTTCCGGGGGTGCGGGCGTGA
- a CDS encoding sulfate/molybdate ABC transporter ATP-binding protein yields the protein MNGDGCLAGTFTARRGDLDVTIDLDVAPGRTLALFGPNGAGKSTVLAAIAGLVPLERGRLRLGDRVLADAATGRSLAPEARHVGVVFQDYLLFAHLTVRDNVAFAARMAGASRRASREAADRWLERVGAGGLAARHPLALSGGQQQRVAVARALAAEPDALLLDEPLSALDVEVRADLRRELADHVRGFAGPTVLVTHSLADAALADEVVVLEAGAVTQRGTLDDLRRAPATPYVERLVHAAA from the coding sequence GTGAACGGCGACGGATGCCTCGCCGGCACGTTCACCGCCCGCCGCGGCGACCTCGACGTGACCATCGACCTCGACGTGGCGCCGGGCCGCACGCTCGCGCTGTTCGGCCCGAACGGCGCGGGCAAGTCGACCGTGCTGGCCGCGATCGCCGGGCTCGTGCCGCTCGAGCGGGGCCGGCTGCGCCTCGGCGATCGGGTGCTGGCGGATGCGGCGACGGGGCGCTCGCTCGCCCCCGAGGCGCGACACGTCGGCGTCGTGTTCCAGGACTACCTGCTCTTCGCGCACCTCACCGTGCGCGACAACGTGGCGTTCGCGGCGCGCATGGCGGGCGCCTCGCGCCGCGCGTCGCGCGAGGCTGCCGACCGCTGGCTCGAGCGGGTGGGGGCGGGCGGCCTCGCCGCGAGGCATCCGCTCGCCCTCTCCGGCGGCCAGCAGCAGCGCGTCGCCGTGGCCCGCGCGCTCGCCGCGGAACCGGACGCCCTGCTGCTCGACGAGCCGCTGTCGGCGCTCGACGTCGAGGTGCGCGCCGACCTGCGCCGCGAGCTCGCCGACCACGTGCGCGGCTTCGCCGGGCCGACCGTGCTCGTCACGCACTCCCTCGCCGACGCCGCGCTCGCCGACGAGGTCGTCGTGCTCGAGGCCGGCGCGGTGACCCAGCGCGGCACGCTCGACGACCTGCGCCGGGCACCCGCCACGCCCTACGTCGAGCGGCTCGTGCACGCTGCAGCCTGA
- the phnD gene encoding phosphate/phosphite/phosphonate ABC transporter substrate-binding protein: protein MRHRRFITTAAIAAGIALAATGCATGDSDSADDATPEAPESLVLGLVPSSDVDQVVTDGEALAELLSAELDIPVEVEVTDNYAGLIVAMQADQAQIGMFGPIGMVQAQDEAGAVPVLQSVRFGGSTYVTQWFTNDPDRFCLDDVVTVTDDDGFDFTYCNGTDATSEGPLGEDALALVEQDETIAFVDEGSASGYYYPATQLGELGLDPFDLSGAFFAGGHPNAVRAVYDGDATIGTSFNDARGSVAEEANDVGEVVTVFAYSTLIPNDGVAISGSLSEEWQEKITDAFIAVSETEEGAAALYAVYEIDGLVPADLDALDAARAVYENFGDQ from the coding sequence ATGAGACACCGCAGGTTCATCACCACCGCAGCGATCGCCGCCGGCATCGCCCTCGCCGCCACCGGATGCGCCACGGGCGACTCCGACTCGGCCGACGACGCCACGCCGGAGGCTCCGGAGAGCCTCGTGCTCGGCCTCGTGCCCTCGAGCGACGTCGACCAGGTCGTGACCGACGGCGAGGCGCTCGCCGAGCTGCTGTCGGCCGAGCTCGACATCCCGGTCGAGGTCGAGGTCACCGACAACTACGCCGGCCTCATCGTCGCGATGCAGGCCGACCAGGCCCAGATCGGCATGTTCGGCCCGATCGGCATGGTCCAGGCCCAGGACGAGGCGGGCGCCGTGCCCGTGCTCCAGTCGGTGCGCTTCGGCGGTTCGACCTACGTGACCCAGTGGTTCACGAACGACCCCGACCGCTTCTGCCTCGACGACGTCGTCACCGTCACCGACGACGACGGCTTCGACTTCACCTACTGCAACGGCACGGATGCCACGAGCGAGGGCCCGCTCGGCGAGGACGCGCTCGCGCTCGTCGAGCAGGACGAGACCATCGCGTTCGTCGACGAGGGCTCGGCCTCGGGCTACTACTACCCGGCCACCCAGCTCGGCGAGCTCGGCCTCGACCCGTTCGACCTCTCCGGCGCCTTCTTCGCCGGCGGCCACCCGAACGCCGTCCGCGCGGTCTACGACGGCGACGCGACGATCGGCACGAGCTTCAACGACGCTCGCGGCTCGGTCGCCGAGGAGGCCAACGACGTGGGTGAGGTCGTGACGGTGTTCGCGTACTCGACCCTCATCCCGAACGACGGCGTCGCCATCTCGGGCTCGCTCTCGGAGGAGTGGCAGGAGAAGATCACCGACGCGTTCATCGCGGTGTCGGAGACCGAGGAGGGCGCCGCGGCGCTCTACGCCGTGTACGAGATCGACGGCCTGGTTCCGGCCGACCTCGACGCGCTCGACGCGGCGCGCGCGGTCTACGAGAACTTCGGCGACCAGTAG
- a CDS encoding protein kinase translates to MSPEQARGGDVGVASDIYSLGLVLLEALTGEREYSGTPIEAAVARLSRRPRIPDDVPPQWRTILSAMTEDDPAARPTAHDVSATMRDIIRGMILSRREQRRLARASRPESAAEAQRRRTSALLAAGGICVLAGGAVGLLLGLHVLG, encoded by the coding sequence ATTTCGCCGGAGCAGGCGCGCGGCGGAGACGTCGGCGTGGCGAGCGACATCTACTCGCTCGGCCTCGTGCTCCTGGAGGCGCTCACGGGCGAGCGCGAGTACTCGGGCACGCCGATCGAGGCGGCGGTCGCCCGGCTGAGCCGCCGGCCGCGCATCCCCGACGACGTGCCGCCGCAGTGGCGCACGATCCTCTCCGCGATGACCGAGGACGACCCCGCCGCGCGACCGACGGCACACGACGTGTCCGCGACGATGCGCGACATCATCCGCGGCATGATCCTCTCCCGTCGGGAGCAGCGACGGCTGGCCCGGGCGTCGCGGCCGGAGTCGGCGGCGGAGGCGCAGCGGCGTCGCACGTCGGCGCTCCTCGCGGCGGGCGGCATCTGCGTGCTCGCCGGCGGCGCGGTCGGGCTGCTGCTCGGCCTGCACGTGCTCGGCTAG
- a CDS encoding DUF1540 domain-containing protein gives MTMLADLPAVTECSVEGCSYNDHSHCHAAAVTIAGSNGDAQCATFIPLSTKGGLDKVVTHVGACQRADCVHNSSLECTAPAVRIGAGADAADCLTYDAR, from the coding sequence ATGACCATGCTCGCCGATCTTCCCGCCGTCACCGAGTGCTCGGTCGAGGGCTGTTCCTACAACGACCACTCGCACTGCCACGCCGCCGCGGTGACCATCGCGGGCTCGAACGGCGACGCCCAGTGCGCCACCTTCATCCCGCTCTCGACCAAGGGCGGGCTCGACAAGGTCGTCACGCACGTGGGCGCGTGCCAGCGCGCCGACTGCGTGCACAACTCGTCGCTCGAGTGCACCGCGCCGGCCGTGCGCATCGGCGCCGGAGCCGACGCGGCGGACTGCCTCACCTACGACGCGCGCTGA
- the phnC gene encoding phosphonate ABC transporter ATP-binding protein, translating to MIRFSDVSVRYPTGTLGLDSIDLEIPDGQFVVVVGLSGAGKSTLVRTINGLVPVTSGTLEVGDRTVSGASKRALRKLRAEVGMIFQSFNLVTRTSVMNNVLLGRLHATSTLRSLVGAWKASDTELAFEALERVGIVDKAYVRASQLSGGQQQRVAIARVLAQQPQVILADEPVASLDPPTANQVMRDLQRINRELGITTVVNLHFLDLARTYGQRIIGMRAGKVVFDGTADQADDAVFEQIYGRSLTAADVLPGDEAPPVSTAGEGQVP from the coding sequence GTGATCCGATTCAGCGACGTCTCCGTTCGGTACCCCACCGGCACGCTCGGGCTCGACTCGATCGACCTCGAGATCCCCGACGGCCAGTTCGTCGTGGTGGTGGGCCTCTCGGGCGCGGGCAAGTCGACGCTCGTCCGCACGATCAACGGACTGGTGCCGGTGACGAGCGGCACGCTCGAGGTCGGCGACCGCACGGTGAGCGGCGCGAGCAAGCGGGCGCTGCGCAAGCTGCGCGCCGAGGTCGGCATGATCTTCCAGTCGTTCAACCTCGTCACGCGCACGAGCGTGATGAACAACGTGCTCCTCGGGCGGCTGCACGCGACCTCGACACTGCGCTCGCTCGTGGGCGCGTGGAAGGCGTCGGACACCGAGCTCGCGTTCGAGGCGCTCGAGCGCGTCGGCATCGTCGACAAGGCGTACGTGCGGGCCTCGCAGCTCTCGGGCGGCCAGCAGCAGCGCGTCGCGATCGCCCGCGTGCTCGCGCAGCAGCCGCAGGTGATCCTCGCCGACGAGCCGGTCGCGTCGCTCGACCCGCCCACGGCGAACCAGGTGATGCGCGACCTGCAGCGCATCAACCGCGAGCTCGGCATCACCACGGTCGTGAACCTGCACTTCCTCGACCTCGCCCGCACGTACGGCCAGCGCATCATCGGCATGCGCGCGGGCAAGGTCGTCTTCGACGGCACCGCCGACCAGGCCGACGACGCGGTGTTCGAGCAGATCTACGGCCGTTCGCTCACCGCCGCGGACGTGCTGCCCGGCGACGAGGCGCCCCCCGTGTCGACGGCCGGCGAGGGTCAGGTGCCATGA